The Saccharothrix variisporea genome has a segment encoding these proteins:
- a CDS encoding SdrD B-like domain-containing protein, producing MSRLGASSRLAAAIALWVGVVATPAWAAGPPPAGETTTTATTPTATTDEPTTTATTTATAAPTTVTDEPTGTPAGEPTSTTVTGQPTAEEPTHPTGSGVPFDLRVTAAFERPAYRADEDITVRATVTNNGTGVAEGVQVSARGDFSSDYWPEFGYQGVRLDAGASASGTLVGRVTTVADSLSLVVSTRASGGEDANPADDAVTITVPITVVRGGMTGRVYRDTDLDGVSDPGEDASGVEVTAAGGSPFREYRTTTTSQGRFSFEDLPLGAYSVRTQPDDDWFYPYTQVDVGEAASPELVVRGIQWLERVVAASVSFDRQTYRPGETAVLTISLTNSGATRSGIAASWSTEGGTPHLDLGELRDWRPGATLPTGETRVFTVPVPIDGGMADTGYLRVHLTFSSPLLFSGSFSRSAVLRVPGARAPRVVGLLAKQRGAQGGPLIGDPVPNTVVYLRDQVGGAVLVRATTDAAGRFEFTDVPVGLHDFGVVGPWRLLTGREFAVRASDTPDLVRHVVLVAPGPDQPDPGQPGPVPPAPEPPATGPRPGEPDALAATGADVLWSLVAGLLTLAAGAGAVFAARRRLT from the coding sequence ATGTCACGATTAGGGGCTTCGAGCAGGCTCGCGGCGGCGATCGCGTTGTGGGTCGGCGTGGTGGCGACCCCCGCCTGGGCGGCCGGCCCGCCACCGGCCGGCGAGACCACCACCACGGCGACCACGCCCACCGCGACGACCGACGAGCCGACCACCACAGCGACCACCACAGCGACCGCCGCGCCCACCACAGTGACCGACGAGCCGACCGGGACACCCGCCGGTGAACCGACCTCGACCACGGTCACCGGTCAGCCCACCGCGGAAGAGCCCACGCACCCGACGGGCTCCGGGGTGCCGTTCGACCTGCGGGTCACGGCGGCGTTCGAGCGGCCCGCCTACCGGGCCGACGAGGACATCACCGTCCGCGCGACCGTGACCAACAACGGCACCGGGGTCGCCGAAGGCGTCCAGGTGTCCGCGCGCGGCGACTTCTCCAGCGACTACTGGCCCGAGTTCGGCTACCAGGGTGTCCGGCTCGACGCCGGCGCGTCCGCGTCGGGCACCCTGGTCGGACGGGTGACGACGGTCGCGGACTCCCTGAGCCTGGTGGTGTCGACCCGGGCGTCCGGCGGGGAGGACGCGAACCCCGCCGACGACGCCGTCACGATCACCGTCCCGATCACGGTGGTGCGGGGTGGGATGACCGGCCGGGTCTACCGCGACACCGACCTGGACGGTGTGTCCGACCCGGGCGAGGACGCGTCGGGCGTCGAGGTGACCGCGGCCGGTGGGTCTCCGTTCCGGGAGTACCGGACCACGACCACCTCGCAGGGTCGTTTCTCCTTCGAGGACCTGCCGCTGGGCGCCTACTCGGTCCGGACGCAGCCCGATGACGACTGGTTCTACCCGTACACCCAGGTCGACGTGGGCGAGGCCGCGTCACCGGAGCTCGTGGTCCGCGGCATCCAGTGGCTGGAGCGGGTCGTCGCGGCGTCCGTGTCCTTCGACCGGCAGACCTACCGGCCGGGGGAGACCGCGGTGTTGACCATCAGCCTGACCAACAGCGGCGCGACGCGGTCCGGGATCGCCGCGAGCTGGTCCACCGAGGGCGGCACGCCGCACCTCGACCTCGGGGAGTTGCGCGACTGGAGACCCGGCGCCACGCTGCCGACGGGGGAGACGCGCGTGTTCACGGTGCCGGTCCCGATCGACGGGGGCATGGCCGACACCGGCTACCTGCGCGTGCACCTGACGTTCTCCTCGCCCCTCCTGTTCAGCGGCAGCTTCTCCCGGTCGGCGGTGTTGCGCGTGCCCGGCGCGCGTGCGCCGCGGGTGGTCGGGCTGCTCGCGAAGCAGCGCGGAGCGCAGGGCGGACCGCTGATCGGCGACCCGGTGCCGAACACGGTCGTGTACCTGCGCGACCAGGTCGGCGGTGCCGTGCTGGTGCGCGCGACGACCGACGCCGCCGGGCGCTTCGAGTTCACCGACGTCCCGGTCGGCCTGCACGACTTCGGCGTCGTCGGACCGTGGCGGCTCCTCACGGGCCGGGAGTTCGCCGTCCGGGCGAGCGACACCCCGGACCTCGTGCGCCACGTCGTCCTCGTCGCCCCCGGCCCCGACCAACCCGACCCGGGTCAACCCGGCCCCGTGCCGCCCGCGCCCGAACCGCCCGCGACCGGCCCGCGCCCCGGCGAGCCCGACGCGCTGGCCGCCACGGGTGCCGACGTGCTGTGGTCGCTGGTGGCGGGCTTGCTCACGCTGGCGGCCGGCGCGGGCGCGGTCTTCGCCGCCCGCCGCCGCCTGACCTGA
- a CDS encoding universal stress protein, giving the protein MTVTVGVDGSESALEAVRWAVEEARTRGERLRLVHAETPLFDAPDLDRKVRARLNDQAWQVLREAARVAGDGEPELHVEVGAAAEVLVAESTRAGVLVLGTRGLGGFGALAVGSTAIAVTAHASCPVVVVRGEKPARPGPVVVGVHGGPHSVPVLAHAFEEAAARGVGVVAVHTWHPVVGDVVALSAGVDLAEYDALHGGRLARLLSPWRTRYRDVPVEVVVGRGSASVALLERAEDAALVVVGGRGHNSLTGLLLGSTSHALLHHAPCPVMVVHTEPRNT; this is encoded by the coding sequence GTGACGGTGACCGTGGGGGTCGACGGGTCGGAGTCCGCGCTGGAGGCCGTGCGCTGGGCCGTGGAGGAGGCGCGGACGCGGGGCGAGCGGCTGCGCCTGGTGCACGCCGAGACGCCGCTGTTCGACGCGCCCGACCTGGACCGGAAGGTGCGGGCGCGGCTGAACGACCAGGCCTGGCAGGTGCTGCGCGAGGCGGCGCGGGTGGCCGGGGACGGGGAACCGGAGCTGCACGTCGAGGTGGGCGCGGCGGCGGAGGTGCTGGTCGCCGAGTCCACGCGCGCCGGGGTGCTGGTGCTGGGCACGCGCGGGCTGGGCGGGTTCGGGGCGCTGGCCGTCGGGTCGACGGCGATCGCGGTGACCGCGCACGCCTCGTGCCCGGTGGTCGTGGTGCGCGGCGAGAAGCCCGCGCGCCCCGGCCCGGTGGTGGTCGGCGTGCACGGCGGCCCGCACAGCGTTCCCGTGCTGGCGCACGCGTTCGAGGAGGCCGCGGCGCGCGGGGTCGGGGTGGTCGCGGTGCACACGTGGCACCCGGTCGTCGGCGACGTGGTCGCGCTGTCGGCCGGCGTCGACCTGGCCGAGTACGACGCGCTTCACGGCGGCCGGCTGGCCCGGCTGCTGTCCCCGTGGCGCACCCGCTACCGGGACGTGCCGGTGGAGGTGGTGGTCGGACGTGGTTCGGCGTCGGTCGCGCTGCTGGAGCGGGCGGAGGACGCCGCGCTCGTCGTCGTGGGCGGCCGGGGCCACAACTCGCTGACCGGCCTGCTGCTGGGCTCCACGTCCCACGCCCTGCTGCACCACGCGCCCTGCCCGGTGATGGTCGTGCACACCGAGCCGCGGAACACGTGA
- the pflA gene encoding pyruvate formate-lyase-activating protein, whose amino-acid sequence MTTGSVLSWDIATAVDGPGTRFVVFTAGCPLRCLYCQNPESWHERDGRRTEVADVLAELRPYQRFIEVAGGGVTVSGGEPLLQPGFVGELLHEVKGLGLHTALDTSGHLGARASDALLADTDLVLLDIKSWDRALHRRLTGGDVGPTLDFALRLADLGKPIWVRFVLVPGSTDDPANVEGVAAFAAGLGTVERVDVLPFHKLGAPKYAALGIPFPLADTPTPDPALVDAVRARFAAHGLRA is encoded by the coding sequence GTGACCACCGGGTCGGTCCTGTCCTGGGACATCGCCACGGCGGTGGACGGCCCCGGCACCCGGTTCGTGGTCTTCACGGCCGGGTGCCCGCTGCGCTGCCTGTACTGCCAGAACCCGGAGTCCTGGCACGAGCGCGACGGCCGCCGCACCGAGGTCGCCGACGTGCTCGCGGAACTACGGCCCTACCAGCGGTTCATCGAGGTCGCCGGCGGCGGCGTGACCGTCAGCGGCGGCGAACCGCTGCTGCAACCGGGTTTCGTGGGCGAGCTGCTGCACGAGGTGAAGGGGCTGGGCCTGCACACCGCGCTGGACACCTCCGGCCACCTCGGCGCGCGGGCCTCCGACGCGCTGCTCGCCGACACCGACCTGGTGCTGCTGGACATCAAGTCCTGGGACCGGGCCCTGCACCGGCGGCTCACCGGCGGGGACGTGGGTCCGACGCTGGACTTCGCCCTACGGCTCGCCGACCTGGGCAAGCCGATATGGGTCAGGTTCGTCCTGGTGCCCGGTTCGACCGACGACCCCGCCAACGTGGAAGGGGTCGCCGCCTTCGCGGCCGGCCTCGGCACGGTGGAACGGGTGGACGTGCTGCCGTTCCACAAGCTCGGCGCGCCCAAGTACGCGGCGCTGGGCATCCCGTTCCCGCTCGCCGACACGCCCACACCCGACCCGGCGCTGGTGGACGCGGTCCGCGCCCGCTTCGCCGCGCACGGGCTGCGGGCGTGA
- the pflB gene encoding formate C-acetyltransferase — MTAVEERVEAWAGFRGMRWRDGIDARGFIQDNFTPYEGDAGFLSGPTARTNALWRDLSGLFAEERRRGVLDVDARTPSTITSHRPGYLDRANEIVVGLQTDAPLKRAIMPNGGLRMVETSLEAYGHELDPAVREIFTKYRKTHNDGVFDAYTPEILRARRAGIITGLPDAYGRGRIIGDYRRVPLYGVARLVEAKRAERAALDDVRSTGSVIRDREELAEQIRALEELQEMAAAYGDDISVPARTAREAVQWLYYAYLAAVKEQNGAAMSLGRTSTFLDVYLQRDLDAGVLTEERAQELVDDLVIKLRIVRFLRTPAYDELFSGDPTWVTESIGGVGEDGRPLVTRTSFRFLQTLYTLGPAPEPNLTVLWSPRLPDGFKRFCARVSVDTSSIQYENDELIRPRFGDDAAIACCVSAMRVGKQMQYFGARANLAKALLYAINGGRDELTGEQVGPVHPPVTGEYLEYREVRAAFDRMLDWLARTYVDALNVIHYMHDKYAYERIEMALHDHPVQRLLGCGIAGLSVVADSLSAIKHARVRVVRDETGLAVDYVVEGDFPRYGNNDDRADAIAVGLVEDFMALVRRYPAHRGARHTQSVLTITSNIVYGRHTGNTPDGRRAGEPFAPGANPMNGRDRHGLVAAALSVAKLPYDDALDGISLTATIAPDGLGRSPEERVDNLVGVLDAYTDAGGFHLNANVLNRETLLDAMDHPEKYPQLTIRVSGYAVNFVRLTREQQLDVLHRTFHGSL; from the coding sequence GTGACGGCGGTGGAGGAGCGCGTCGAGGCGTGGGCCGGCTTCCGCGGCATGCGCTGGCGGGACGGCATCGACGCGCGCGGGTTCATCCAGGACAACTTCACGCCTTACGAAGGGGATGCGGGTTTCCTCAGTGGACCCACGGCACGCACGAACGCGCTGTGGCGCGACCTGTCCGGGTTGTTCGCCGAGGAACGCCGACGCGGCGTGCTCGACGTCGACGCGCGCACGCCGTCCACGATCACCTCCCACCGACCCGGGTACCTCGACCGCGCCAACGAGATCGTCGTCGGGCTGCAAACCGACGCGCCGCTCAAGCGGGCGATCATGCCCAACGGCGGTCTGCGCATGGTGGAGACCAGTCTGGAGGCGTACGGCCACGAGCTTGACCCTGCGGTGCGGGAGATCTTCACCAAGTACCGCAAGACCCACAACGACGGTGTCTTCGACGCCTACACCCCGGAGATCCTCCGGGCCCGCCGCGCGGGCATCATCACCGGCTTGCCCGACGCCTACGGACGCGGGCGGATCATCGGCGACTACCGCCGGGTCCCCCTGTACGGCGTGGCACGGCTCGTCGAGGCCAAGCGCGCCGAGCGGGCGGCGCTGGACGACGTGCGTTCCACCGGGTCCGTCATCCGCGACCGGGAGGAACTGGCGGAGCAGATCCGCGCCCTGGAAGAGTTGCAGGAGATGGCGGCGGCCTACGGCGACGACATCTCGGTACCCGCCCGCACCGCGCGCGAAGCGGTGCAGTGGCTGTACTACGCCTACCTGGCGGCGGTGAAGGAGCAGAACGGCGCCGCCATGTCCCTGGGCCGCACCTCGACCTTCCTGGACGTCTACCTCCAGCGCGACCTCGACGCCGGTGTGCTGACCGAAGAACGGGCGCAGGAGCTGGTGGACGACCTGGTGATCAAGTTGCGGATCGTGCGGTTCCTGCGCACCCCGGCCTACGACGAGCTGTTCTCCGGCGACCCGACGTGGGTCACCGAGAGCATCGGCGGCGTCGGCGAGGACGGCCGGCCGCTGGTCACCCGCACCAGCTTCCGGTTCCTGCAGACCCTCTACACCCTCGGTCCCGCGCCGGAACCCAACCTCACCGTCCTGTGGTCCCCGCGGCTGCCCGACGGGTTCAAGCGGTTCTGCGCCCGCGTGTCGGTGGACACCAGCTCGATCCAGTACGAGAACGACGAGCTGATCCGCCCGCGCTTCGGCGACGACGCCGCCATCGCGTGCTGCGTGTCGGCGATGCGCGTCGGCAAGCAGATGCAGTACTTCGGCGCACGCGCCAACCTCGCCAAGGCGCTGCTGTACGCCATCAACGGCGGCCGGGACGAGCTGACCGGCGAGCAGGTCGGGCCCGTGCACCCGCCGGTCACCGGCGAGTACCTGGAGTACCGGGAGGTCCGCGCGGCGTTCGACCGGATGCTGGACTGGTTGGCGCGCACGTACGTGGACGCGTTGAACGTCATCCACTACATGCACGACAAGTACGCCTACGAGCGCATCGAGATGGCGCTGCACGACCACCCGGTGCAACGGCTGCTCGGCTGCGGTATCGCGGGCCTGTCGGTCGTCGCCGACAGCCTCTCGGCCATAAAGCACGCCCGGGTCCGCGTAGTGCGCGACGAGACGGGCCTGGCGGTCGACTACGTGGTAGAGGGCGACTTCCCGCGCTACGGCAACAACGACGACCGCGCGGACGCCATCGCGGTCGGCCTGGTCGAGGACTTCATGGCGTTGGTGCGCCGCTACCCCGCCCACCGCGGCGCCCGGCACACCCAGTCCGTGCTGACCATCACCTCGAACATCGTCTACGGCCGGCACACCGGCAACACCCCCGACGGCCGTCGCGCCGGCGAGCCGTTCGCGCCCGGCGCGAACCCGATGAACGGCCGCGACCGGCACGGCCTGGTGGCGGCGGCGCTGTCGGTGGCCAAGCTGCCCTACGACGACGCCCTGGACGGCATCTCGCTGACCGCGACCATCGCGCCCGACGGGCTGGGCCGCTCGCCCGAGGAGCGGGTGGACAACCTCGTGGGTGTGCTGGACGCCTACACCGACGCGGGCGGCTTCCACCTCAACGCCAACGTCCTGAACCGGGAGACCCTGCTCGACGCGATGGACCACCCGGAGAAGTACCCGCAGCTGACCATCCGGGTCTCCGGGTACGCGGTGAACTTCGTGCGCCTGACCCGGGAACAGCAACTGGACGTGCTGCACCGGACCTTCCACGGGTCGCTGTGA
- a CDS encoding FAD-dependent oxidoreductase, whose amino-acid sequence MADRIGDRAVVLGGSVAGLFAARVLADFYREVTVVDRDRLIGVTGPRRAVPQGHHIHGLLARGQQILEELFPGFTADLAGTGVPTRDFGTSLGWHFNGRGIRKVETDLVCISAGRWRLEERMRDRVAELPNVTFLDNTDVVGLQAVPDGDRVTGALVQDHDGSQPARPLTADLTVDATGRGTRTPRWLREMGYPSVEEEQVRMDLTYTTCDFRGPLAHDPIGDDIAIISVATPGNPRGATFARLPDRYSVSLNGILGDRPPTDLDGFLAYLRSLPVPSIFESVRHAEPMCAPVSFRFPSSVRRRYERMARLPEGLLALGDAACVFNPIYAQGLSVAAIGALVLREHLRHGPRPVRRYFRDLARAIDAPWDMSAGGDLGFPGVQGRRTLKVRMGNALMSRLQVAATRDSDVSRAFMRVAGLVDPPTALMRLPVLSRVLWQARTR is encoded by the coding sequence ATGGCGGATCGGATCGGAGACCGGGCAGTCGTCCTGGGCGGCAGCGTCGCGGGGCTGTTCGCGGCCCGGGTGCTCGCGGACTTCTACCGCGAGGTGACGGTCGTGGACCGGGACCGGCTGATCGGCGTGACGGGACCGCGCCGGGCGGTGCCGCAGGGGCACCACATCCACGGGCTGCTGGCCCGCGGGCAGCAGATCCTGGAGGAGCTGTTCCCCGGCTTCACCGCGGACCTGGCCGGCACCGGGGTGCCGACCCGCGACTTCGGCACCAGTCTCGGCTGGCACTTCAACGGCCGCGGCATCCGCAAGGTGGAGACCGACCTGGTGTGCATCTCCGCCGGCCGGTGGCGGCTCGAAGAACGGATGCGCGATCGCGTGGCCGAGCTGCCCAACGTGACCTTCCTCGACAACACCGACGTCGTCGGGCTTCAGGCGGTGCCGGACGGCGACCGGGTCACCGGCGCCTTGGTGCAGGACCACGACGGGTCGCAGCCGGCGCGACCGCTGACTGCCGACCTGACCGTCGACGCGACCGGTCGTGGCACGCGGACACCCCGGTGGCTGCGGGAGATGGGCTACCCGTCGGTGGAGGAGGAGCAGGTCCGCATGGACCTCACCTACACCACCTGCGACTTCCGCGGTCCGCTCGCGCACGACCCGATCGGCGACGACATAGCGATCATCTCCGTGGCCACGCCCGGCAACCCGCGCGGCGCGACGTTCGCGCGGCTGCCCGACCGCTACTCCGTGTCGCTCAACGGGATCCTCGGCGACCGGCCGCCCACCGACCTGGACGGCTTCCTGGCCTACCTCCGCTCCCTGCCGGTGCCGTCGATCTTCGAGTCGGTCCGCCACGCCGAGCCGATGTGCGCGCCGGTCTCCTTCCGCTTCCCCAGCAGCGTCCGCCGCCGGTACGAGAGGATGGCGCGGTTGCCCGAAGGCCTGCTCGCCCTGGGCGACGCCGCGTGCGTCTTCAACCCGATCTACGCCCAGGGCCTGTCCGTGGCCGCGATCGGCGCGCTCGTCCTGCGCGAGCACCTCCGCCACGGGCCCCGGCCGGTCCGGCGGTACTTCCGCGACCTGGCTCGGGCGATCGACGCGCCGTGGGACATGTCGGCGGGCGGGGACCTGGGTTTCCCGGGTGTCCAGGGCCGTCGCACGCTGAAGGTCCGGATGGGCAACGCGCTGATGTCCCGGTTGCAGGTCGCGGCGACCCGGGACAGCGACGTGTCACGAGCGTTCATGCGGGTCGCCGGTCTGGTCGACCCGCCCACCGCGTTGATGCGGCTGCCCGTGCTCTCCCGGGTCCTCTGGCAGGCCCGAACCCGGTGA
- a CDS encoding acyl-CoA dehydrogenase family protein, with protein sequence MTSTTQTLPPTDFPDRAAALTPLLREHALWGDENRRLHDDVLAALGRAGVFRMRVPARYGGAEADASTMLRTLEQVGRGDGSAAWVAAVWSTCAWLAGLFPDHVQDEVFSSPDVLVCGVLSPTATAVPRDGGIVVDGRWQFISGALHSGWQLVLAMAPTPDGSAQWPVMALVPLSDLEVVDDWHTAGLRGTGSVTTVARGVFVPGDRVLPMVAILEGQYASVLNAASPIYRAPMIATGCVAFAGSAVGLAKAAREAFLDRLPGRRITYTEYPSQREAPLTHLQLAEATLKADEAGFHATRLAATVDEKSATGEPWTVLDRVAARAALGRVLGLVKESVDILATASGGTSVYSDVPIQRISRDIQTLNLHALMHPNTNLELYGRVLCGLEPNSMYI encoded by the coding sequence ATGACATCGACAACCCAGACCCTGCCCCCGACGGACTTCCCGGACCGGGCGGCGGCGTTGACGCCGCTGCTGCGCGAGCACGCGTTGTGGGGCGACGAGAACCGGCGTCTGCACGACGACGTGCTCGCGGCGTTGGGCAGGGCCGGTGTCTTCCGGATGCGGGTGCCCGCGCGGTACGGCGGCGCCGAGGCCGACGCGAGCACGATGCTGCGGACGCTGGAGCAGGTCGGCCGCGGTGACGGCTCGGCCGCGTGGGTCGCGGCGGTGTGGTCCACCTGCGCGTGGCTCGCCGGGTTGTTCCCCGACCACGTGCAGGACGAGGTGTTCTCCAGCCCGGACGTGCTGGTGTGCGGCGTCCTGAGCCCGACCGCGACCGCGGTGCCCCGCGACGGTGGCATCGTCGTCGACGGCCGGTGGCAGTTCATCAGCGGGGCGTTGCACAGCGGGTGGCAGCTCGTGCTGGCGATGGCGCCGACCCCGGACGGCAGCGCGCAGTGGCCGGTCATGGCCCTGGTCCCGCTGTCGGACCTGGAGGTCGTGGACGACTGGCACACCGCCGGCCTGCGCGGTACCGGGAGCGTCACCACGGTGGCCCGCGGTGTGTTCGTGCCGGGGGACCGCGTGCTGCCGATGGTGGCGATCCTGGAGGGGCAGTACGCGTCGGTCCTCAACGCCGCGTCGCCCATCTACCGGGCGCCCATGATCGCCACCGGCTGCGTCGCGTTCGCGGGCAGCGCCGTGGGGCTGGCCAAGGCGGCCCGGGAGGCGTTCCTCGACCGACTGCCCGGCCGCAGGATCACCTACACCGAGTACCCCAGCCAGCGCGAGGCACCGCTGACCCACCTGCAACTGGCCGAGGCGACGCTGAAGGCCGACGAGGCGGGGTTCCACGCCACCAGGCTGGCGGCGACCGTGGACGAGAAGTCCGCCACCGGGGAACCGTGGACGGTGCTGGACCGCGTCGCCGCTCGTGCTGCCCTCGGCCGAGTGCTGGGCCTGGTCAAGGAATCGGTGGACATCCTCGCCACGGCGAGCGGTGGTACGTCCGTGTACTCGGACGTGCCGATCCAGCGCATCTCCCGCGACATCCAGACGCTGAACCTGCACGCGTTGATGCACCCGAACACCAACCTCGAACTCTACGGCCGGGTGCTCTGCGGGCTTGAGCCCAACTCGATGTACATCTGA
- a CDS encoding RNA polymerase sigma factor, which produces MTDDSEVREAVARAHRREWAVVLAATVRLVRDLDLAEECAQDAYAHALRTWAVNGVPAKPGAWLTTVARNRAKDVLRRESVLRSALPLLVTDDVVPGPEDRPEGSVFDDDRLRLIFTCCHPALSRDAQVALTLRLVCGLSTTEVARAFLVQETAMAARITRAKKKISGARIPYRVPSSADLPERVAAVMEVVHLVFTTGHAAPVGKDLVREDLVDGAIHLARTLHQLLPDNTDITGLLALMLLTDARRDSRLSADGRLVLLAEQDRTRWDVDLIREGTTLLTEALRRGRPTKYSVQAAIAAVHTEAATWEDTDWVEVVGLYEVLVRLWPSPVVELNRAVAIGFRDGPEAGLAALAPLLEEPALGTYAYLSAARADFLRRLGRWAQAATSYEEALALTDNDVERDFLARRLEEVTLHLG; this is translated from the coding sequence GTGACCGACGACAGCGAGGTGCGGGAAGCGGTCGCGCGGGCGCACCGCCGGGAGTGGGCGGTGGTGCTCGCCGCGACGGTGCGCCTGGTGCGCGACCTGGACCTGGCCGAGGAGTGCGCCCAGGACGCGTACGCCCACGCGTTGCGCACCTGGGCGGTGAACGGCGTGCCGGCCAAGCCGGGTGCCTGGCTGACCACGGTCGCGCGCAACCGCGCGAAGGACGTCCTGCGCCGGGAGTCGGTGCTGCGCTCGGCGTTGCCGCTGCTGGTCACCGACGACGTCGTGCCGGGCCCGGAGGACCGGCCGGAGGGGTCGGTGTTCGACGACGACCGGTTGCGCCTGATCTTCACCTGCTGCCACCCGGCGCTGTCCCGCGACGCCCAGGTGGCGTTGACCCTGCGGCTGGTGTGCGGCCTGTCCACGACCGAGGTGGCGCGGGCGTTCCTGGTCCAGGAAACGGCCATGGCCGCGCGGATCACCCGCGCCAAGAAGAAGATCAGCGGCGCCCGGATCCCGTACCGCGTGCCGTCGAGCGCCGATCTGCCCGAACGCGTCGCCGCCGTCATGGAGGTCGTGCACCTGGTGTTCACCACCGGCCACGCCGCCCCGGTCGGCAAGGACCTCGTGCGGGAGGACCTCGTGGACGGCGCCATCCACCTGGCGCGCACGCTGCACCAGCTCCTGCCGGACAACACCGACATCACCGGCCTGCTGGCGTTGATGCTGCTCACCGACGCCCGTCGGGACAGTCGGCTGTCCGCCGACGGCCGACTGGTCCTGCTGGCCGAGCAGGACCGGACGCGGTGGGACGTCGACCTGATCCGGGAGGGCACCACGCTGCTGACCGAGGCCCTCCGCCGGGGACGTCCGACGAAGTACTCGGTCCAAGCGGCGATCGCCGCGGTGCACACCGAGGCGGCGACCTGGGAGGACACGGACTGGGTGGAGGTGGTCGGCCTCTACGAGGTGCTGGTCCGGCTGTGGCCGTCGCCGGTCGTGGAGCTCAACCGCGCGGTCGCGATCGGGTTCCGGGACGGCCCGGAGGCAGGCCTCGCGGCGCTCGCGCCGCTGCTGGAGGAGCCGGCGCTGGGCACCTACGCGTACCTGAGCGCGGCCCGCGCGGACTTCCTGCGCCGACTCGGCCGGTGGGCGCAGGCGGCCACCTCCTACGAGGAGGCCCTGGCGTTGACCGACAACGACGTGGAACGGGACTTCCTGGCCCGCCGGCTCGAAGAGGTCACCCTCCACCTCGGTTGA
- a CDS encoding zinc-dependent alcohol dehydrogenase family protein has product MKAMVFHGPGQRAWEDVPDAALVEPTDAVVRVTAVTICGTDLHILKGDVPEVTPGRVLGHEAVGVVEQVGAAVTGIKPGDRVLVSCISGCGRCAYCRTGSYGQCRGGGGWVLGHLVDGTHAEYVRVPFADLSTHLLPDGVADADAVMLSDILPTAYEVGVRNGRVEPGQTVVVVGAGPIGLAAIETAKLYSPGRIVAVDLAAARLEAAKQFGADVVVDAGDDPEAVVAELTGGLGADVAIEAVGVPETFELCARLVRPGGRVANVGVHGRPATLHLEDLWIRNVTITTGLVDTVSTPDLLRMVTTGRLDASRFATHHFDLSDMDTAYDVFSRAGETGALKVVLTR; this is encoded by the coding sequence ATGAAGGCGATGGTGTTCCACGGTCCCGGGCAGCGGGCGTGGGAGGACGTGCCGGACGCCGCGCTGGTCGAGCCGACGGACGCGGTCGTGCGGGTCACGGCCGTCACGATCTGCGGCACGGACCTGCACATCCTCAAGGGCGACGTGCCCGAGGTGACGCCGGGCCGGGTGCTCGGGCACGAGGCGGTCGGGGTCGTGGAGCAGGTCGGCGCGGCCGTCACCGGGATCAAGCCGGGCGACCGGGTGCTGGTGTCGTGCATCAGCGGCTGCGGGCGGTGCGCGTACTGCCGCACCGGGTCCTACGGGCAGTGCCGGGGCGGCGGAGGTTGGGTGCTGGGGCACCTCGTCGACGGCACGCACGCCGAGTACGTGCGGGTGCCGTTCGCCGACCTGTCCACGCACCTGCTGCCCGACGGCGTGGCCGATGCCGACGCGGTGATGCTGTCCGACATCCTGCCCACGGCCTACGAGGTGGGCGTGCGCAACGGCCGGGTCGAGCCGGGGCAGACCGTCGTGGTGGTCGGCGCGGGTCCGATCGGGCTCGCGGCGATCGAGACCGCCAAGCTCTACAGCCCCGGCCGGATCGTCGCCGTCGACCTCGCGGCGGCGCGGTTGGAGGCGGCCAAGCAGTTCGGCGCGGACGTCGTCGTGGACGCCGGAGACGACCCGGAGGCCGTGGTCGCGGAGCTGACCGGCGGGTTGGGCGCGGACGTGGCCATCGAGGCCGTCGGCGTGCCGGAGACGTTCGAGCTGTGCGCGCGGCTGGTGCGGCCCGGCGGGCGGGTGGCGAACGTGGGCGTGCACGGGCGGCCCGCCACACTGCACCTGGAAGACCTGTGGATCCGCAACGTCACCATCACCACCGGCCTGGTCGACACCGTCTCCACCCCCGACCTGCTGCGGATGGTGACCACCGGGCGGCTGGACGCGAGCCGGTTCGCCACCCACCACTTCGACCTGTCCGACATGGACACCGCGTACGACGTGTTCTCCCGGGCGGGCGAGACCGGCGCGCTGAAGGTGGTGCTGACCCGGTGA